A window of the Streptomyces finlayi genome harbors these coding sequences:
- a CDS encoding 8-oxoguanine deaminase: MAASADPQRIVIENCSIATVDAHDTEYASGHVVVAGNRIESVGAGKAPQGLAGVVRRIDGTGHLLTPGLVNTHHHFYQWITRGLATDHNLFDWLVALYPTWARIDEPMVRAAAQGSLAMMARGGVTTAMDHHYVHPKGSGDLSGAIIGAARDMGVRFTLARGSMDRSVKDGGLPPDFAVETLEGALAGTEAAIDAHHDASFGSMTQIAVAPCSPFSISTELLAQGAELARRKGVRLHTHGSETVEEEQFCKELFGMGPTDYFEANGWLGQDVWMAHCVHMNDSDIAAFARTGTGVAHCPSSNARLAAGIARVPDMLAAGIPVGLGVDGTASNESGELHTELRNALLINRLGAHREKALNARQALRLGTYGGAQVLGRADQIGSLEAGKLADLVLWRLDTLAHSSIADPVTALVFGAAAPVTLSLADGKPVVEDGHLVTVDEDAIARDTRDEARRLARIAAGA, from the coding sequence ATGGCAGCTTCGGCAGACCCTCAGCGCATCGTCATCGAGAACTGCTCGATCGCGACCGTCGACGCCCATGACACCGAGTACGCGTCGGGGCACGTCGTCGTGGCGGGCAACCGCATCGAGTCCGTCGGCGCGGGCAAGGCACCGCAGGGCCTCGCCGGCGTCGTTCGCCGCATCGACGGCACCGGTCATCTCCTCACACCCGGGCTGGTCAACACCCACCACCACTTCTACCAGTGGATCACCCGCGGCCTCGCGACCGACCACAACCTCTTCGACTGGCTGGTCGCGCTCTACCCGACCTGGGCGCGCATCGACGAGCCGATGGTCCGCGCCGCGGCGCAGGGCTCGCTCGCCATGATGGCGCGCGGCGGTGTCACCACGGCGATGGACCACCACTACGTCCACCCGAAGGGCTCCGGAGACCTCTCCGGCGCCATCATCGGGGCGGCACGCGACATGGGTGTGCGGTTCACCCTCGCCCGCGGCTCCATGGACCGCAGCGTGAAGGACGGTGGTCTGCCGCCGGACTTCGCGGTCGAGACGCTCGAAGGCGCACTCGCGGGCACCGAGGCGGCCATCGACGCCCACCACGACGCCTCGTTCGGCTCGATGACCCAGATCGCCGTCGCGCCCTGCTCCCCGTTCTCCATCTCGACCGAACTCCTCGCCCAGGGCGCCGAGCTGGCCCGCCGCAAGGGCGTGAGGCTGCACACCCACGGCTCGGAGACCGTCGAGGAGGAGCAGTTCTGCAAGGAACTCTTCGGGATGGGACCCACCGACTACTTCGAGGCGAACGGCTGGCTCGGCCAGGACGTGTGGATGGCGCACTGCGTCCACATGAACGACTCCGACATCGCCGCCTTCGCCCGTACGGGAACGGGCGTCGCGCACTGCCCGTCCTCCAACGCCCGCCTCGCCGCGGGCATCGCCCGGGTACCCGACATGCTCGCCGCCGGCATCCCGGTCGGTCTCGGCGTCGACGGCACGGCGTCCAACGAGTCCGGTGAACTCCACACCGAACTGCGCAACGCCCTCCTCATCAACCGCCTCGGCGCCCACCGCGAGAAGGCGCTGAACGCCCGCCAGGCCCTGCGGCTCGGTACGTACGGCGGCGCCCAGGTCCTCGGCCGCGCCGACCAGATCGGCTCGCTGGAGGCCGGCAAGCTCGCCGACCTCGTCCTGTGGAGGCTGGACACCCTCGCCCACTCCTCGATCGCCGACCCGGTGACCGCGCTCGTCTTCGGCGCCGCGGCCCCTGTCACGCTCTCCCTGGCCGACGGGAAGCCGGTCGTCGAGGACGGCCACCTGGTCACGGTGGACGAGGACGCCATCGCACGTGACACCCGCGACGAGGCCCGCCGCCTCGCGCGGATCGCCGCCGGAGCCTGA
- a CDS encoding TIGR03086 family metal-binding protein — MDTHSTTRPALDLTSAAERIRALLGAIEDRQLDGPTPCPDYAVRELLAHLVGLTTAFRDAARKDLGPTTDTAPDAALPVLDDDWREALPRLLDEMAAAWSDPAAWEGMTRAGGVDLPGEVAGLVALNELVVHGWDLARSTGQEFRAAEADLRSSEAMLTSADGGPGSADIFGPPVPVPADAPLLDRVIGLSGRRPDWRPGD; from the coding sequence ATGGATACGCACAGCACCACTCGACCCGCCCTGGACCTGACGTCGGCCGCCGAGCGGATCCGGGCCTTGCTCGGCGCCATCGAGGACCGACAGCTCGACGGCCCGACCCCCTGTCCCGATTACGCGGTACGGGAGCTGCTCGCCCATCTCGTCGGGCTGACCACCGCCTTCCGTGACGCGGCCCGGAAGGATCTCGGGCCGACGACCGACACCGCGCCGGACGCCGCGCTCCCGGTGCTCGACGACGACTGGCGCGAGGCGTTGCCCCGCCTGCTCGACGAGATGGCGGCGGCGTGGAGCGACCCCGCCGCGTGGGAGGGCATGACGAGGGCCGGTGGAGTGGATCTCCCGGGCGAGGTGGCCGGCCTGGTGGCTCTCAACGAGCTGGTCGTCCACGGCTGGGACCTGGCGCGGTCCACCGGACAGGAATTCCGGGCCGCCGAGGCGGATCTGCGCTCGTCGGAAGCCATGCTGACCTCGGCGGACGGGGGTCCCGGAAGTGCGGACATCTTCGGGCCTCCGGTACCCGTGCCTGCCGATGCGCCGCTCCTCGACCGGGTGATCGGCCTGAGCGGACGCAGGCCCGACTGGCGGCCGGGCGACTGA
- the aceB gene encoding malate synthase A produces MSAPAPSTLAIVDAEPLPRQDEVLTPAALAFVAELHRRFTPRRDELLARRGERRAEIARTSTLDFLPETAQLREDDSWKVAPAPAALDDRRVEITGPTDRKMTVNALNSGARVWLADFEDASAPTWENVILGQLNLTDAYNRAIDFTDPKSGKSYALKPADDLATVVMRPRGWHLNERHLQLDGTPVPGALVDFGLYFFHNAQRLIDLGKGPYFYLPKTESHLEARLWNDIFVFAQDYVGIPQGTVRATVLIETITAAYEMEEILYELRDHASGLNAGRWDYLFSIVKNFRDGGSKFVLPDRNLVTMTAPFMRAYTELLVRTCHKRGAHAIGGMAAFIPSRRDAEVNKVAFEKVKADKDREAHDGFDGSWVAHPDLVPIAMASFDAVLGEKPNQKDRLREDVSVAPGDLIAIDSLDARPTFGGLKNAVAVGIRYIEAWLRGMGAVAIFNLMEDAATAEISRSQIWQWINADVVFENGVHATADLARKVAAEELAAIRAEIGDEAFAAGNWQQAHDLLLQVSLDQDYADFLTLPAYEQLR; encoded by the coding sequence ATGTCCGCACCAGCGCCGTCCACGCTGGCCATCGTCGATGCCGAGCCCCTGCCCCGGCAGGACGAGGTCCTGACCCCCGCGGCCCTCGCGTTCGTGGCCGAGCTGCACCGGCGGTTCACGCCCCGCCGTGACGAGCTGCTCGCCCGCAGGGGCGAGCGCCGCGCCGAGATCGCGCGTACCTCCACCCTCGACTTCCTCCCGGAGACCGCACAGCTCCGCGAGGACGACTCCTGGAAGGTCGCACCGGCCCCCGCCGCGCTCGACGACCGCCGGGTGGAGATCACCGGTCCGACCGACCGCAAGATGACCGTCAACGCCCTGAACTCGGGCGCCAGGGTCTGGCTCGCCGACTTCGAGGACGCCTCCGCCCCCACGTGGGAGAACGTGATCCTCGGCCAGCTCAATCTGACCGACGCCTACAACCGCGCGATCGACTTCACCGACCCGAAGTCGGGCAAGTCGTACGCCCTGAAGCCCGCCGACGACCTCGCGACGGTCGTCATGCGCCCGCGCGGCTGGCATCTGAACGAGCGCCACCTCCAGCTCGACGGCACCCCGGTGCCCGGTGCGCTGGTCGACTTCGGCCTCTACTTCTTCCACAACGCCCAGCGCCTGATCGACCTCGGCAAGGGCCCGTACTTCTACCTCCCGAAGACGGAGTCGCACCTGGAGGCCCGCCTCTGGAACGACATCTTCGTCTTCGCCCAGGACTACGTCGGCATCCCGCAGGGCACGGTCCGCGCGACGGTCCTGATCGAGACGATCACCGCCGCGTACGAGATGGAGGAGATCCTCTACGAGCTCCGCGACCACGCCTCCGGGCTGAACGCGGGCCGCTGGGACTACCTCTTCTCCATCGTCAAGAACTTCCGTGACGGCGGCTCGAAGTTCGTCCTGCCCGACCGCAACCTCGTCACGATGACCGCCCCGTTCATGCGGGCGTACACCGAACTCCTCGTGCGCACCTGCCACAAGCGCGGCGCGCACGCGATCGGCGGCATGGCGGCCTTCATCCCCTCGCGCCGCGACGCGGAGGTCAACAAGGTCGCCTTCGAGAAGGTCAAGGCCGACAAGGACCGCGAGGCCCACGACGGCTTCGACGGCTCCTGGGTCGCCCACCCCGACCTCGTCCCGATCGCCATGGCCTCCTTCGACGCGGTCCTCGGCGAGAAGCCGAACCAGAAGGACCGCCTGCGCGAGGACGTCTCGGTGGCACCGGGCGACCTGATCGCCATCGACAGCCTGGACGCCAGGCCCACGTTCGGCGGCCTGAAGAACGCCGTCGCGGTCGGCATCCGCTACATCGAGGCATGGCTGCGCGGCATGGGCGCGGTCGCCATCTTCAACCTGATGGAGGACGCCGCCACCGCCGAGATCTCGCGCTCGCAGATCTGGCAGTGGATCAACGCGGACGTGGTCTTCGAGAACGGCGTACACGCCACGGCGGACCTGGCCCGCAAGGTCGCGGCGGAGGAACTGGCCGCCATCCGCGCCGAGATCGGCGACGAGGCATTCGCAGCCGGCAACTGGCAGCAGGCCCATGACCTCCTGCTCCAGGTCTCCCTGGACCAGGACTACGCGGACTTCCTGACGCTGCCTGCGTACGAGCAGCTGCGCTGA
- the pucL gene encoding factor-independent urate hydroxylase, whose translation MPTILGQNQYGKAENRVVRITRDGDTHHIKDLNVSVALSGDMDDVHYSGSNGNVLPTDTTKNTVYAFAKEYGIESAEQFGIHLARHFVTSQEPIKVARIRIQEYAWERIATSDGNSKFIGADEVNHSFARKGQELRTTQITFDGESWEIISGLKDLTVMNSTHSEFWGYVKDRYTTLKEAYDRVLCTDVSAAWRYNWTSDGQRMPNWEKSYEQVKKHMLQAFAETYSLSLQQTLYQMGSRVINSRSEIDEMRFSLPNNHHFLVDLEPFGLKNDNEVYFAADRPYGLIEATVLRDGVEPKIPVDMTNL comes from the coding sequence ATGCCCACGATTCTCGGCCAGAACCAGTACGGCAAAGCAGAGAACCGCGTCGTCAGAATCACGAGGGACGGCGACACCCACCACATCAAGGACCTGAACGTCTCCGTCGCCCTCTCCGGTGACATGGACGACGTCCACTACTCCGGCTCCAACGGCAACGTCCTGCCCACGGACACCACCAAGAACACGGTGTACGCGTTCGCCAAGGAGTACGGCATCGAGTCCGCCGAACAGTTCGGCATCCACCTCGCCCGGCACTTCGTGACCTCGCAGGAGCCGATCAAGGTCGCGCGCATCCGGATCCAGGAGTACGCCTGGGAGCGCATCGCGACGTCGGACGGCAACTCGAAGTTCATCGGTGCCGACGAGGTCAACCACTCCTTCGCCCGCAAGGGACAGGAGCTGCGCACCACCCAGATCACCTTCGACGGCGAGAGCTGGGAGATCATCTCCGGTCTCAAGGACCTCACCGTCATGAACTCCACCCACTCGGAGTTCTGGGGCTACGTCAAGGACAGGTACACGACGCTCAAGGAGGCGTACGACCGCGTCCTGTGCACCGACGTGTCGGCCGCCTGGCGTTACAACTGGACCAGCGACGGCCAGCGGATGCCCAACTGGGAGAAGTCGTACGAGCAGGTGAAGAAGCACATGCTCCAGGCCTTCGCCGAGACGTACTCCCTCTCGCTCCAGCAGACCCTCTACCAGATGGGTTCGCGGGTCATCAACAGCCGCAGCGAGATCGACGAGATGCGCTTCTCGCTGCCGAACAACCACCACTTCCTGGTGGATCTGGAGCCGTTCGGCCTCAAGAACGACAACGAGGTCTACTTCGCGGCGGACCGCCCGTACGGCCTCATCGAGGCGACCGTGCTGCGGGACGGCGTCGAGCCGAAGATCCCCGTCGACATGACCAACCTCTGA
- a CDS encoding chitosanase, translated as MHNPHNRTARRTTRLTRPAGFAALVLGLTLTATPMTAFADEVPATPAAHHQEAAATGLDDPAKKDIAMQLVSSAENSSLDWKAQYKYIEDIGDGRGYTAGIIGFCSGTGDMLDLVELYTQRKPGNVLAKYLPALRAVDGTDSHEGLDPGFTRDWAKAASDSAFKKAQNDERDRVYFNPAVKAGKGDGVGTLGQFAYYDALVMHGNGGDSASFGSIRKRALSKAKSPSQGGNEVTYLNAFLDARVWAMKQEEAHSDTSRVDTAQRVFLRNGNLNLDPPLDWKVYGDSFHIGR; from the coding sequence GTGCACAACCCCCATAACCGCACCGCACGTCGCACCACCCGACTCACCCGCCCGGCCGGCTTCGCCGCCCTGGTGCTCGGCCTCACGCTCACGGCGACTCCCATGACCGCCTTCGCCGACGAGGTGCCCGCCACCCCGGCCGCACATCATCAGGAGGCCGCCGCGACCGGGCTCGACGATCCCGCGAAGAAGGACATCGCGATGCAGCTGGTGTCCAGCGCGGAGAACTCCTCACTGGACTGGAAGGCGCAGTACAAGTACATCGAGGACATCGGCGACGGCCGCGGCTACACCGCGGGCATCATCGGCTTCTGCTCCGGCACCGGCGACATGCTCGACCTGGTCGAGCTGTACACCCAGCGCAAGCCGGGCAACGTCCTCGCGAAATACCTGCCCGCCCTGCGCGCGGTGGACGGCACCGACTCCCACGAGGGGCTCGACCCGGGCTTCACGAGGGACTGGGCGAAAGCCGCGTCCGACTCCGCCTTCAAGAAGGCGCAGAACGACGAGCGCGACCGGGTCTACTTCAACCCGGCCGTCAAGGCGGGCAAGGGCGACGGGGTGGGCACCCTCGGACAGTTCGCCTACTACGACGCCCTCGTCATGCACGGCAACGGCGGCGACAGCGCGAGCTTCGGGTCCATCCGCAAGAGGGCGCTCTCCAAGGCCAAGTCACCGTCGCAGGGCGGCAACGAGGTGACGTACCTCAACGCGTTCCTGGACGCCAGGGTCTGGGCGATGAAGCAGGAGGAGGCCCACTCGGACACCAGCCGGGTGGACACCGCTCAGCGCGTCTTCCTCAGGAACGGCAACCTGAACCTGGACCCGCCGCTCGACTGGAAGGTGTACGGCGACAGCTTCCACATCGGCCGGTGA
- a CDS encoding nucleotidyltransferase family protein, with protein sequence MSSPSENPVIAGLLLAAGGGRRLGGRPKALLPHRGRPLVEHAVRTLRDGGCGPLHVVLGAAADEVRGRADLSGCVVTDNPEWAEGMGSSLRAGLRALSGSGADAALVLLVDQPGIGAEAVARVRSAYHSRSGLAAASYDGERGHPVLFGADHWADIAEAAVGDRGARDHLRAHRDAVTLVECSDVAQAYDIDTPEDLTRLE encoded by the coding sequence ATGTCTTCCCCATCGGAGAACCCTGTGATCGCCGGTCTCCTGCTCGCCGCGGGAGGCGGCCGCAGACTCGGCGGCCGGCCGAAGGCGCTGCTGCCGCACCGCGGCCGGCCCCTGGTCGAACACGCCGTCCGGACCCTGCGCGACGGGGGCTGCGGTCCGCTGCATGTGGTGCTGGGCGCGGCGGCGGATGAGGTGCGGGGGCGGGCCGACCTGTCCGGGTGCGTGGTGACGGACAATCCCGAGTGGGCCGAGGGCATGGGCTCCTCGCTCCGGGCGGGGCTCCGCGCGCTCTCCGGGAGCGGGGCGGACGCGGCACTGGTACTGCTGGTCGATCAGCCGGGCATCGGGGCGGAGGCGGTGGCCCGGGTGCGGTCGGCGTACCACTCCCGGTCGGGCCTCGCCGCCGCCTCGTACGACGGGGAGCGCGGCCATCCGGTGCTGTTCGGCGCCGACCACTGGGCGGACATCGCCGAGGCCGCCGTCGGGGACCGGGGAGCGCGGGACCATCTGCGGGCGCACCGCGATGCGGTCACGCTGGTCGAGTGTTCCGATGTGGCTCAGGCGTACGACATCGACACACCGGAGGATCTGACGCGCCTGGAGTGA
- a CDS encoding fibronectin type III domain-containing protein has product MHAVLTCSTALLLAALTACGGTTSADTQKPTTPRGVTAQAGSATSVHVMWEHATDNKAITGYEIYREGEKAASVPAAKRMTDIDGLTAATAYTFTVRARDGAGNLSRPSTAARVTTPAPAPSDTKAPTAPVKLRAVADGSRTATLNWVGSTDDVAVTSYDIYQEDSRIHSVPGTETTARLSGLRPGTVYTFTVRARDASEKSSPDSNAVDLTTETAPGAPASTAPTGLRTALTTEGAESVVILSWDQPDTGGGIPAYQLFLDGKLTTTIVWGGTPPKGRATYRLTLNDPPGTRYSLKIRAKLPDGTWGDFSAQRTVVLPG; this is encoded by the coding sequence ATGCACGCCGTGTTGACCTGTTCCACCGCCCTGCTCCTCGCCGCGCTCACCGCCTGCGGCGGCACCACGAGCGCCGATACGCAGAAACCGACGACTCCCCGCGGGGTGACGGCCCAGGCCGGCAGCGCCACCTCAGTGCACGTGATGTGGGAGCACGCGACCGACAACAAGGCGATCACCGGGTACGAGATCTACCGCGAGGGCGAGAAGGCCGCCTCCGTGCCGGCGGCGAAGCGGATGACCGACATCGACGGCCTCACCGCCGCGACGGCCTACACCTTCACCGTCCGAGCCCGCGACGGCGCCGGAAACCTCTCCCGGCCGAGCACCGCAGCCCGGGTCACCACGCCCGCGCCCGCGCCCTCCGACACCAAGGCCCCCACCGCCCCGGTGAAACTGCGCGCCGTCGCGGACGGCAGCCGCACCGCGACCCTGAACTGGGTCGGCTCCACGGACGACGTGGCCGTCACCTCGTACGACATCTACCAGGAGGACTCCCGGATCCACAGCGTGCCGGGAACGGAGACGACAGCCCGGCTGAGCGGCCTGCGGCCCGGCACCGTCTACACGTTCACCGTCCGGGCCCGCGACGCCTCGGAGAAGTCCTCACCGGACAGCAACGCCGTCGACCTCACCACCGAGACCGCTCCCGGCGCGCCCGCGAGCACCGCCCCCACCGGTCTGCGGACGGCCCTGACCACCGAGGGCGCGGAGTCCGTCGTCATCCTGTCCTGGGACCAGCCCGACACCGGAGGCGGGATCCCCGCGTACCAACTGTTCCTCGACGGGAAACTGACCACGACGATCGTCTGGGGCGGCACGCCACCGAAGGGCCGCGCCACCTACCGGCTGACGCTCAATGACCCGCCCGGCACCCGCTACTCGCTGAAGATCCGCGCCAAACTACCGGACGGCACGTGGGGCGACTTCTCGGCGCAGCGCACGGTGGTCCTGCCGGGCTGA
- a CDS encoding DUF397 domain-containing protein, with product MNVEEPVPNLPDSAWYKSSYSSGEGGQCIEVATSPSTVHVRDSKARTGPVLAFTPGDWTAFVGFAAQD from the coding sequence ATGAACGTCGAAGAGCCCGTGCCCAACCTGCCCGATTCGGCTTGGTACAAGAGCAGTTACAGCAGCGGCGAGGGCGGGCAATGTATTGAGGTCGCCACCTCGCCCAGCACCGTCCATGTCCGGGATTCCAAGGCCAGGACGGGCCCCGTGCTGGCGTTCACACCTGGAGACTGGACCGCGTTCGTAGGCTTCGCCGCGCAGGACTGA
- a CDS encoding chitosanase has protein sequence MKPTVRSLAASAALTAASAALTAATAVLALTGCSGASGSAPETDLDDPAKKQLAMQLVSSAENSSLDWKAQYKYIEDIGDGRGYTAGIIGFCSGTGDMLAVVERYAAARPGNPLERYLPALRAVKGSDAHTGLGAPFTDAWARAASDPAFRSAQDAERDHSYFDPAVERAKDDGLSALGQFIYYDAYVMHGHGDTEGSVGFATIRRGALAKADPPARGGDEEAYLHAFLDARVAAIAKEPSHTDTSRVETAQRVFVREGRLQLETPLRWRVYGESFRVDGR, from the coding sequence GTGAAGCCCACCGTTCGCTCCCTCGCCGCATCCGCCGCTCTCACCGCCGCATCCGCCGCTCTCACCGCCGCCACCGCCGTCCTCGCCCTGACCGGCTGCTCCGGAGCCAGCGGTTCCGCCCCGGAGACCGACCTCGACGACCCGGCGAAGAAGCAGCTCGCCATGCAGTTGGTGTCCAGCGCGGAGAACTCCTCACTGGACTGGAAGGCGCAGTACAAGTACATCGAGGACATCGGTGACGGCCGCGGCTACACCGCGGGCATCATCGGCTTCTGCTCCGGCACCGGCGACATGCTCGCCGTCGTCGAGCGGTACGCCGCGGCCCGGCCAGGCAACCCCCTGGAGCGCTACCTGCCCGCACTCCGCGCCGTGAAGGGCAGCGACGCGCACACGGGGCTCGGCGCCCCGTTCACCGACGCGTGGGCGAGGGCGGCCTCGGACCCGGCGTTCCGGTCGGCGCAGGACGCGGAGCGTGACCACTCCTACTTCGACCCGGCGGTGGAACGGGCGAAGGACGACGGTCTCAGCGCGCTGGGGCAGTTCATCTACTACGACGCCTATGTGATGCACGGTCACGGCGACACGGAAGGCTCGGTCGGCTTCGCCACGATACGGCGCGGGGCGCTCGCGAAGGCCGATCCGCCCGCACGGGGCGGCGACGAGGAGGCGTATCTCCACGCCTTCCTCGACGCCCGGGTGGCCGCGATCGCCAAGGAGCCCTCCCACACCGACACCAGCCGCGTGGAGACCGCCCAGCGGGTGTTCGTACGCGAAGGCAGACTCCAGCTGGAGACTCCGCTGCGGTGGCGGGTGTACGGGGAGAGCTTCCGCGTCGACGGCCGCTGA
- a CDS encoding nucleobase:cation symporter-2 family protein yields the protein MAAQPRFRSEAQDTAALADRKHPVDETLPPLKMFTSGLQHVAAMYAGVVAPPMIVGPALGLSAKETAFLMGASLFTAGIATLLQTLGFWRIGARLPFVNGVSFAGVTPMVAIGKDRGHDGIAVIFGAIIVASLLGFVLAPYFCKLVRFFPPVVTGTVITLIGVSLLPVAFNWSQGGNSAADDYGSMTNITMAAVTLAIVLALRKLLRGFLQQIAILLGLVIGTLIAIPVGITDFGPMKNADVVGFPTPFAFGAPQFEIAAIISMCIVMLVCMTESTADMLALGRIVGRPADERTIEGGLRADTLGSAISPLFNGFMCSAFAQNIGLVAMTKVRSRFVVAAGGGILIVLGLVPVAASVIAIVPLPVLGGAGIVLFGSVAASGIQTLATAALEKGENALIVAAAVGIGLIPIAAPQFYHAFPKDMLVVLDSGISTGCVVAILLNLAFNHFGRKPDADTDPEQAPGSEPAPKDATPVPVH from the coding sequence GTGGCCGCTCAGCCCAGGTTTCGCAGTGAAGCTCAAGACACAGCCGCTCTCGCGGACCGTAAGCACCCGGTCGACGAGACCCTCCCGCCCCTGAAGATGTTCACCAGCGGGCTCCAGCACGTGGCCGCCATGTACGCGGGCGTCGTCGCGCCGCCCATGATCGTGGGGCCCGCCCTGGGGCTCAGCGCCAAGGAGACCGCCTTCCTGATGGGGGCGAGCCTCTTCACCGCGGGCATAGCCACCCTGCTCCAGACCCTCGGGTTCTGGCGCATCGGCGCCCGCCTGCCGTTCGTCAACGGGGTGTCGTTCGCCGGGGTGACGCCGATGGTGGCGATCGGCAAGGACCGGGGCCACGACGGGATCGCCGTCATCTTCGGCGCGATCATCGTCGCGAGCCTGCTCGGATTCGTACTCGCCCCGTACTTCTGCAAGCTGGTCCGCTTCTTCCCGCCCGTGGTCACCGGCACCGTGATCACCCTGATCGGTGTCTCGCTGCTGCCGGTCGCCTTCAACTGGTCCCAGGGAGGCAACTCCGCCGCGGACGACTACGGTTCGATGACCAACATCACCATGGCCGCCGTCACCCTGGCGATCGTGCTGGCCCTGCGCAAACTGCTGCGCGGCTTCCTCCAGCAGATCGCGATCCTGCTCGGTCTGGTCATCGGCACACTGATCGCGATCCCGGTCGGCATCACCGACTTCGGCCCCATGAAGAACGCCGACGTGGTCGGCTTCCCGACCCCGTTCGCCTTCGGCGCACCGCAGTTCGAGATCGCCGCGATCATCTCGATGTGCATCGTGATGCTGGTGTGCATGACGGAGTCCACCGCGGACATGCTCGCTCTCGGCCGGATCGTCGGCCGTCCCGCGGACGAGCGGACCATCGAGGGCGGTCTGCGCGCCGACACCCTCGGCAGTGCCATCAGCCCGCTGTTCAACGGTTTCATGTGCAGCGCCTTCGCACAGAACATCGGCCTCGTCGCGATGACCAAGGTCCGCAGCCGGTTCGTCGTCGCCGCGGGCGGTGGCATCCTGATCGTGCTCGGGCTCGTCCCCGTCGCCGCTTCCGTCATCGCGATCGTGCCGCTGCCGGTGCTCGGCGGCGCCGGCATCGTGCTGTTCGGCTCGGTCGCGGCGAGCGGGATCCAGACTCTCGCCACCGCCGCCCTGGAGAAGGGCGAGAACGCTCTGATCGTCGCGGCGGCCGTCGGAATCGGCCTGATCCCGATCGCCGCGCCGCAGTTCTACCACGCGTTCCCAAAGGACATGCTCGTCGTCCTCGACTCGGGCATCTCCACCGGCTGTGTGGTGGCGATCCTGCTGAACCTGGCCTTCAACCACTTCGGCCGCAAGCCGGACGCGGACACGGACCCGGAGCAGGCACCCGGATCGGAACCGGCCCCGAAGGACGCGACCCCCGTGCCCGTCCACTGA
- a CDS encoding helix-turn-helix domain-containing protein: protein MDDRRQQPEHEYEVGSGILHVFGQHLKLFRVRAGLERAEFGAMTGYSASSIASFEQGRRIPPPKFIDQADELLDAGGVLCASKEEVARAQYPAFFRDAARLEAEAVELHVYDTHVVNGLLQTEEYARAVFTMHRPLLDEVTVEHRVTARLARHKIFERRPLPTISFVIEESVLRRPLGGTHAMRGQLEHLLLCGQQRNVEIQVMPNAREDHAGVAGPFTLIETKEERRIAYVEVHKDSRLYTERRVVREFEEQYGLLRAQALTPRESLTLVERLLGET, encoded by the coding sequence GTGGACGATCGGCGACAGCAGCCGGAGCATGAGTACGAGGTCGGGTCCGGCATCCTGCATGTGTTCGGCCAGCACTTGAAGCTCTTCCGGGTGCGGGCAGGGCTGGAGCGGGCGGAGTTCGGGGCGATGACGGGGTACTCGGCGTCGAGCATCGCCTCATTCGAGCAGGGGCGCAGGATCCCGCCACCGAAGTTCATCGACCAGGCGGACGAACTGCTTGATGCGGGCGGGGTGTTGTGCGCCAGCAAGGAAGAGGTGGCTCGGGCGCAGTATCCGGCGTTCTTCCGGGATGCGGCGCGGCTGGAGGCGGAGGCGGTCGAGCTGCACGTGTACGACACCCATGTGGTCAACGGCCTGCTGCAGACAGAAGAGTACGCACGGGCCGTGTTCACGATGCACAGGCCGTTGCTGGACGAAGTGACCGTGGAGCACCGTGTGACCGCACGGCTGGCTCGGCACAAGATCTTCGAACGGCGGCCTCTGCCCACGATCAGCTTCGTCATCGAAGAGTCGGTACTCCGCCGCCCTCTGGGTGGGACGCACGCCATGCGCGGCCAGCTTGAGCATCTCCTCCTGTGCGGACAGCAGCGCAACGTCGAGATCCAGGTAATGCCGAATGCCCGCGAGGACCACGCTGGAGTGGCCGGCCCATTCACCTTGATCGAAACGAAGGAAGAGCGCAGGATCGCTTACGTGGAGGTACACAAGGACAGCCGCCTCTACACAGAGCGGAGGGTGGTCCGGGAGTTCGAGGAACAGTACGGTCTCCTCAGAGCCCAGGCGCTCACACCGCGTGAATCGCTGACCCTCGTAGAGAGGCTGCTGGGAGAGACATGA
- a CDS encoding DUF5955 family protein, which translates to MLRSVGQKRVTGRGGDDPRVTELRTAVSRLRRELALHPADFPDRGIAEDELAALDAMGISGAPEIVRLRRSLLLVAAAIGSVSALAPGLRGVRNAVDLFGEPTRR; encoded by the coding sequence TTGTTGCGGAGCGTGGGGCAGAAGCGGGTGACCGGACGTGGCGGGGACGACCCGAGAGTGACGGAACTGCGGACGGCCGTCTCCCGGCTCCGCCGTGAGCTGGCACTCCATCCCGCGGACTTCCCGGACCGCGGAATCGCCGAGGACGAGCTCGCGGCGCTGGACGCCATGGGGATCAGCGGCGCCCCGGAGATTGTGCGGCTGCGCCGCTCACTGCTGCTGGTCGCGGCGGCGATCGGCTCGGTCAGCGCACTGGCTCCCGGGCTCAGGGGGGTGCGGAACGCGGTGGACCTGTTCGGGGAGCCGACACGCCGCTGA